One stretch of Prunus persica cultivar Lovell chromosome G1, Prunus_persica_NCBIv2, whole genome shotgun sequence DNA includes these proteins:
- the LOC18788378 gene encoding uncharacterized protein LOC18788378: MSNKSPIFPMPQPQHFSDYGFDPQIDYFQVLEEARRHKRETTRSIDSIHFKLQKPISKDDPKKTHKAKKKRWWKSALLFFKCITHHHHGHNNRSEEDVHQARANAFRASISGPVYITESRSGSSTPYRTTSRPSSGPLSGTLSPASRGELDIPYLSLRELNMEQQQQRNSTSAMPIYLVT, encoded by the exons ATGTCTAACAAGTCACCAATATTTCCGATGCCACAACCTCAACACTTCAGCGACTATGGCTTTGACCCTCAAATCGACTATTTTCAG GTCCTGGAAGAAGCAAGAAGACACAAGCGTGAGACAACAAGATCCATAGACTCCATACATTTCAAGCTCCAGAAACCCATCTCCAAAGACGACCCCAAAAAGACCCACAAGGCCAAGAAGAAGCGCTGGTGGAAAAGCGCTCTGCTTTTCTTCAAATGCAtcacccaccaccaccatggcCACAACAATCGCAGCGAAGAAGACGTGCACCAGGCCAGGGCTAATGCCTTCAGGGCCTCAATTTCAGGTCCCGTCTATATCACAGAGAGCAGAAGTGGCTCGAGCACGCCTTACCGTACGACAAGCAGGCCGTCGTCGGGACCCCTCTCCGGAACTCTGTCTCCGGCAAGTAGGGGTGAGCTGGACATTCCTTATCTCAGCCTCAGGGAGCTTAACATGGAGCAGCAGCAACAGAGGAACTCTACCTCTGCCATGCCCATATATTTGGTTACTTGA